A DNA window from Arachis hypogaea cultivar Tifrunner chromosome 18, arahy.Tifrunner.gnm2.J5K5, whole genome shotgun sequence contains the following coding sequences:
- the LOC112770099 gene encoding uncharacterized protein, producing the protein MLNFDNQAAGERRLLQLNELEEFRNQAYENTKIYKKNTNKWHDQKLARREFVEGQKVLLYNSRLKFFPGKLKSRWSGPFTILKVSPYSHVELMEDKTQRTFTVNSHRLKHYLGNTLDEKRVSYNLN; encoded by the coding sequence atgttGAACTTTGATAATCAAGCCGCTGGGGAAAGAAGGCTACTACAACTCAATGAGCTAGAAGAATTCAGAAATCAAGCTTATGAGAATACCAAGATttacaagaaaaacacaaataaatgGCATGATCAAAAGCTAGCAAGAAGAGAGTTTGTAGAAGGTCAAAAAGTGCTGCTATACAATTCAAGGCTCAAGTTCTTCCCAGGGAAGCTAAAGTCAAGATGGTCTGGACCCTTCACAATCCTCAAGGTGTCCCCGTATAGTCATGTAGAGCTTATGGAGGACAAGACACAGAGGACTTTCACTGTCAATAGCCACAGGCTCAAGCACTACTTGGGGAACACATTGGATGAAAAGAGAGTGAGCTATAACCTCAACTGA